Sequence from the Cydia splendana chromosome 10, ilCydSple1.2, whole genome shotgun sequence genome:
TATTAAGCACGAAGAACGACAACTtataacaacaactttgcctcctAACCTTGTAAatcaattaaaacaaataatttatatgccataatttcatagcagtttgacttttaaataaaataacacttgcactgcgtgtgctatcaaaaccgTTGCAAATttatctcggtctgactctagtagAAGAAGAAGTATCTCTAATTGTAGATAGAATAAGAAAAAAGAGATATATAAATTTAAAGATAGAGATACTTTGGCGAgttgtgacatattagctggtGATATTAACTGGTTCTTCTAGTTGTAGTTACTCTTAAGTTTATCTAAGTCCTTCActgtctgagggcctaccgcgaacgccgaagttcgcaaattgcgggcatctacctcttttatttcaattaaggcgtaattagagtgacagagaaagatgcccgcaatatGCGAACTTTTGTGTTCACGGTAGGCCACATATAAGTcattaataatacaaaatgtttAGGAGGAAAGGTTGGGAGGTGAATACCAGGCGGAAGAACAGGAGATGGAACCAACAGAAGATGAGGTGGACGAGCCCCATGATCAGGAAGCGATGTTCCCGCAGCCTGAGGCTATTTTGGGGGGAATGGATGAGGTGATGGAGGAGAAGAATTCCGTGATCAGGGTAAGATTaagatttttgataattttatggCGATAACAAATAAATTGGGTATGGAGGCAGGCTTTCGCGGAGGTATTGGtatctttattattataaaatagtaaaagttacagggaaaatgtaaaaaaaaatatttttttaagataagataaaagataaagataatagATTTTAACAATACAACGAAACTTATGCTTACATAAAAGGGGCATATTAGGTACAAATCATTGATAAAGAAAGACCTTTAGAAAAAAAGGACGAAAGGACATGGTATTGATCTGCATTATGCGCtgtaaccatattttttttctatttcagGACCTGAACGACACCCTTCGCAAGTTCTTAGCTGAATACAAAACACGTAATGCTTTAATGCGCGAACGCATAGATCTCGAAAGAGCGCGTCTACAGTTTGACATGGAAGTTTACAGAAGTAGGCAAATGGAAAAACGTGTTATAGCAGTGAATGCTGCCAATGCTGCTAATGTCATGAATGCTGCCAGCGCTGCTAACGCCATGAATACGAATGCAgctaatattatgaatgtgaaTTCAGCTAATGTCATAAATGCTGCAAACGCTGCAAATATCATGAATGCTGCAAGTGCTGCTAACGTCATGACTACGAATGCAGCTGTAATGACCAATGCTAAAAATGCTGGAAACGTTAGCAATAACACTATAACTGTTGGTAATGCTGGCAATGGAAATAATGCTAATTTTGGAACGGTCAACGCGTCAAACGCTGCAAAGTCAGCAAATGTAACTACAGCTAATAATGTTGTAAATGTAACAAGTAATACTTCTAATGTCACTACAGTTGCTGCTACAAGTTCTGACGCAGCCAGTACTAGTAAAGCTAACCCTATAATCACTATCAACCCTACGAATACTGCAAATACTGGAAACGCTAATAATAATTGCCC
This genomic interval carries:
- the LOC134794635 gene encoding serine/threonine-protein kinase phg2-like isoform X4, which gives rise to MAPKIISLMTQAGMAPKYKKEDDEGEASSSRPETPPIVRDPLPEPVPGPAAEDGQVEKTKGEQLVIRVTDNMNSKRNVFNTFTINDGHFENVIVKEERLGGEYQAEEQEMEPTEDEVDEPHDQEAMFPQPEAILGGMDEVMEEKNSVIRDLNDTLRKFLAEYKTRNALMRERIDLERARLQFDMEVYRSRQMEKRVIAVNAANAANVMNAASAANAMNTNAANIMNVNSANVINAANAANIMNAASAANVMTTNAAVMTNAKNAGNVSNNTITVGNAGNGNNANFGTVNASNAAKSANVTTANNVVNVTSNTSNVTTVAATSSDAASTSKANPIITINPTNTANTGNANNNCPSNPVMTLNPITSRKFGNTGISVQIGNASVENTPNVAANSPNAANVKNVDNTNITNTESADDANAKIEDAMDET
- the LOC134794635 gene encoding serine/threonine-protein kinase phg2-like isoform X3, which produces MQRSRNKKGTGRNLYGMAPKIISLMSQAGMAPKYKKEDDEGASSSRPETPPIVRDPLPEPVPGPAAEDGQVEKTKGEQLVIRVTDNMNSKRNVFNTFTINDGHFENVIVKEERLGGEYQAEEQEMEPTEDEVDEPHDQEAMFPQPEAILGGMDEVMEEKNSVIRDLNDTLRKFLAEYKTRNALMRERIDLERARLQFDMEVYRSRQMEKRVIAVNAANAANVMNAASAANAMNTNAANIMNVNSANVINAANAANIMNAASAANVMTTNAAVMTNAKNAGNVSNNTITVGNAGNGNNANFGTVNASNAAKSANVTTANNVVNVTSNTSNVTTVAATSSDAASTSKANPIITINPTNTANTGNANNNCPSNPVMTLNPITSRKFGNTGISVQIGNASVENTPNVAANSPNAANVKNVDNTNITNTESADDANAKIEDAMDET
- the LOC134794635 gene encoding serine/threonine-protein kinase phg2-like isoform X2 gives rise to the protein MELAEHINQFGPPKNFKQCKTTWRDLRKRAFAMQRSRNKKGTGRNLYGMAPKIISLMSQAGMAPKYKKEDDEGASSSRPETPPIVRDPLPEPVPGPAAEDGQVEKTKGEQLVIRVTDNMNSKRNVFNTFTINDGHFENVIVKEERLGGEYQAEEQEMEPTEDEVDEPHDQEAMFPQPEAILGGMDEVMEEKNSVIRDLNDTLRKFLAEYKTRNALMRERIDLERARLQFDMEVYRSRQMEKRVIAVNAANAANVMNAASAANAMNTNAANIMNVNSANVINAANAANIMNAASAANVMTTNAAVMTNAKNAGNVSNNTITVGNAGNGNNANFGTVNASNAAKSANVTTANNVVNVTSNTSNVTTVAATSSDAASTSKANPIITINPTNTANTGNANNNCPSNPVMTLNPITSRKFGNTGISVQIGNASVENTPNVAANSPNAANVKNVDNTNITNTESADDANAKIEDAMDET
- the LOC134794635 gene encoding serine/threonine-protein kinase phg2-like isoform X5; the encoded protein is MAPKIISLMTQAGMAPKYKKEDDEGASSSRPETPPIVRDPLPEPVPGPAAEDGQVEKTKGEQLVIRVTDNMNSKRNVFNTFTINDGHFENVIVKEERLGGEYQAEEQEMEPTEDEVDEPHDQEAMFPQPEAILGGMDEVMEEKNSVIRDLNDTLRKFLAEYKTRNALMRERIDLERARLQFDMEVYRSRQMEKRVIAVNAANAANVMNAASAANAMNTNAANIMNVNSANVINAANAANIMNAASAANVMTTNAAVMTNAKNAGNVSNNTITVGNAGNGNNANFGTVNASNAAKSANVTTANNVVNVTSNTSNVTTVAATSSDAASTSKANPIITINPTNTANTGNANNNCPSNPVMTLNPITSRKFGNTGISVQIGNASVENTPNVAANSPNAANVKNVDNTNITNTESADDANAKIEDAMDET